The nucleotide sequence aaccactgcgccaccagggaagcccgcttatttattttatacatagtattttgtatctcttaatcccctatccttcccctgcccctcccccttccctcttcccactggtaaccactagtttgttctctatatctgtgagtctgtcatATTTCcctagtttgctttatttttgaaatccttcatataagtggtattatacagtctttttcttcctctatctcacttatttcacttagcataataccctccaactccatccatgttgttgcagaatggcaaaagttcattctttttttatggctgactagtattccattgtgtgtgtgtgtgtgtgtgtgtgtgtgtgtgtgtgtaaagaagatgtggtatatacatctTGGCAATTGTCagtaatgttgctatgaacattggggtgcgtgcatcttttcgaattagtgtttttttccttttttaacagtAATTTAAAGTTTATTCTGGCTATAATGCAGGTTATTCTGACTTTGAGGCAGCATACCTGGCATACTTCTGAGTCCGTTCCTGAGAAATTCTTTtgtacttctctctctctgttttataGATTCATGCAGTCTATGGCACTGGGGGGGGGTCATCTGGGTTTGGATCATATAACAGTGAACAAATGGATGAAAGAACGTTAGAAACAATTAAAGGAGGAGACCACTGTGATCTTAGAATATTGAGACAAATGCTGCCATTAGTGTTAATGTCTGAATGGTAAATTCTTGTTGCAAATGCAACCTTAGGTAGTTTGAAGGGGTAGTCTGTAGGAAAATGAATTGTCAAAAGGAATACACCACCTTGATATGGGTTTTCATTAGCTTCCATAATTGTGGCTTGCCAATGAAACATATTATCCCCAGCTGGACCTGCAGAGCAGCGTGCTGGAGGGTCACGGGCCAAATCACTAAGTTCCTTATTAATCCCTTTCAGCACCATAGTCTGTGCTTTTCCTCTGGCCCCTCACAGTCTTGGTGTGTGCTCAAAGATCCGGTCAAAACTCTTGATTATCTGGGCGGCTGGGAAGGACTGTCTGTTCATCCTATCCTGGCTCTGCCAGACACAGGCACCTTCTTTCTAAACAGAGAGGTTGGACTGGGAGGGTGGGATCAGAGGCATGTAGACGAAGCTGGGGGGAAGGGTAGATGAGCGGTGGAAACCCTCAGGCTCAGAGAACCATCGAGAACCTGAAGGAGACCATCCAACTTAGTGAGGGGGtggggttgttgttttttgtttgttcgtttgtttcgtttggatacatacccaggagtggaattgctgggtcatatggtagctctatttttagtttctggaggaacctccatactgttttccacagtggctacacctatttacattcccaccaacagtgtacagatCTCCACAtgcttgccagcatttgttatttctgttctttttgatgatggccattctgataggtgtgaggtaataatacctcatggtagttttaatttgcatttatctgatgattaatgatgttgaccatcttttcgtttgcctgttggccacctgtatgtcttctttggaaaaatgtctatttaggtcttctgcccattttttcgattgggttatttggggttttttttaactgttgagttatatgagctgtttatatattttggatgttaaccccttattgagcatatcattttcaaatattttctcccattccacaggttgtcttttcattttgtcagtggtttcctttgctgtgcaaaagcttttaactttaattatattccatttgtttatttctgcttttatttcctttgctttaggagacagatccaaaaaaatattgctatgatttatgtcaaagagtgttccacccatgttatcttctaggagcaTTATGGTTTCCACTcgtatatttaggtcttcaattggttttgagtatatttttgtatgtaatgttagagaatgttctaatctcattctttgacGTGtagctggacagctacacgtcaaagaatgagattagaacataaACAGAATTTGGCGATACAACAAAAGGAAATATGCATTTACATTTGAGCCAGTAACTCCAATTTTTCAGAAATTAACCCCGAAGACACATCCACAACAATGTGAAAATACTGCAATGTCCGTGAATATATTAATTGATAAAAACATGGTATATTCACAGAGTGGAGTACTATACTAtgtagctataaaaaagaatgagcatGATCTTTGTAAACTAATATGGGGTGCTTCCAGGATAGttatggatatagatatataaaagaaTGTGTGAGTTTGGGGCTAATGTCAATGATACCAAGCCCAGTGCCTTCCCATCCTGGTATGAAGAGGCTTTGAGAGATGAGGAAGAGAGAGCCtgagccagagctgcagccaggGCTCATACTGCTACGCTGGCCAGTGGGTGTTCCAGGGCATGTCCCAAAGCTCCTCCGGTCCCTAGTGAAGGCTGAGCGGATACTTCACATTGTATTTAAAGAAAGCAGTCAGTCTTCCAACTAGTGGAGGGCCAAGGTGTGGCTCATGGGAACACAACATATATTTGTGTTCCTAGACAATATGCACAAAtcggagatttttcttttttctatttttaaatgttgttccTTTCAATTAAAGATGTGTTTAGCTTCAGAGTCTAAGTTTATTAATGATATGACTCACACATTTAGTGCAGCTTATCAGgttgaaaaataagaattttggtATTATGTAACACAAACTGGAAATCCTTGAATCATTTCTTGTCATTCAGAACATTGGAATATGGATTTTTtgtgaaaaaggaaattattccACAGTAAAGTCTGTGTGATCatgagatacagaaaaaaaaatctgaagaggtattcacttcttgtttgttttattccttgtagtctttctttgtaaaattgaagtatatataCCTGGATTTGCTTATTTAAGAATGTGGGAGAAGTGAAATCACAGTATTTTGCCTTCTTGCacatgtgctctttttttttatttttattttttaaatttattaatttttagctgcgttgggtcttggttgctgcaagggctttctttagttgcggcgagtgggtctactcttcattgcggtgcgtgggcttctcact is from Orcinus orca chromosome X, mOrcOrc1.1, whole genome shotgun sequence and encodes:
- the LOC125963065 gene encoding ubiquitin-conjugating enzyme E2 D3-like — protein: MVLKGINKELSDLARDPPARCSAGPAGDNMFHWQATIMEANENPYQGGVFLLTIHFPTDYPFKLPKVAFATRIYHSDINTNGSICLNILRSQWSPPLIVSNVLSSICSLLYDPNPDDPPPVP